A window of Meleagris gallopavo isolate NT-WF06-2002-E0010 breed Aviagen turkey brand Nicholas breeding stock chromosome 11, Turkey_5.1, whole genome shotgun sequence genomic DNA:
GGATGCAGTGGGTACTGCAAGGTCAACAGACTGTAAGTCAaggattttttccctttgtttgaagcactgtattttgctttctacTATATTAAGCCACAATCATTAATATTTCAAGACCTGAAGAAGGCTCTCCCAGTGCAGTGACTGCTCTGAAGCGCACACAGCCATTTTGCTCCAGCTGCACAGACCGAGCCATCGGCTCTCTTTGCTTCCTGTGCTCTGAGATTCACCACATCTCAGCACGTGGCACAAAACTGCATTAGAGAACACGCTGCACTAAGCCAACAGTCTTTACTCCCAGAGCTCGGTGGCACTGTCACTTCTTGGTTAAATCCAACCCTGCTAGGGCAGCTCCACACGAAGCCCTGCGGCCGCAGCCAtaaccagcagagccagggcagggagcagaagggcTGCCTTGGAGCTCCCTGGCTCAGCATGCCAACACACAGCACATGCAGAACCTGCTCCATGGACATCCCACTGCTTGCTTAGGAAGGGCTTGCAGGGTAAGGCAGGCCACGAGCAGCACTCTTACACAGTTTTCAAAACATTCCAATGTGAGAAGATGAGTTCATGTGTGCTGTACAAACTGTGTTCCTTAGCTAGCCTTAATTAGCTCTTTCTGTTAGcttaaagaaacaacaacagaaaagaaaaaaaaaacagacatctTTTCTCCCATTCAGTTCACCCACAGCCACAACAAGGTTACAGCCCTCTGCACTGTATccaaagaaaattctgaaaaatattttcagtaccAAAATGCTCACACTTTCTTTTAGAAGAAATCTCATTGATTCTAAAAGGATGCCAACTTGAAATACCCATGCTGATATCTTAGAGTTGCCATGTTACAATCTATTCAATTTCTATTTCTCCTAAAGGCAGGCAGGATTTGTCCAGCAGTGCCAGCCAAAAAGAAACCACagggtttcttttttaaaacaaaaatgaccaAACTGATGCATGTCAGAGCTGCAAAAAGCGCTCAGAATTATGGAATTTCAGTCCAGTCTCCATGTAAATTTTCTCAGGCGGTTtttcaaacttcattttttttttcattaaaNNNNNNNNNNNNNNNNNNNNNNNNNNNNNNNNNNNNNNNNNNNNNNNNNNNNNNNNNNNNNNNNNNNNNNNNNNNNNNNNNNNNNNNNNNNNNNNNNNNNagaaaaagaaaaagaaggctCAGAAAAGGTCTTCCAGAAAGCCCaatctttgaaattatttcattttagtcTGGAAAattcatcaaaaaatgcattaatcTAGCTTCCCTGGAAATCAGTTGccttttcctgtttgtgttAGGGAGGCAAGTAAGTGATtacctttatttaaaaaaaaaagtatgcatgtgtgtgagagagagagagagcatgCGAGCAAGAGCAGGAAATTGTTCATTTTTGCAAAGGACCTTCAAAGAAAATAGCCTTTTTCATAGTTCCATAGGTGAGAAGTTATTTGTAGGAATAACATCTCCCTCTAACATGGAAAGTATGAAGaatgtaattttctttccttattctcTATTAAAAGCCATCCAGCCCACACCATCACTCTGAACAGAAGCTATTGGCAAACAGattgtattattattactgtCTTATATGCTTCATTATTATACTTCTGTCTATGATGTAAAACTAACGTCTCACTTCTGCCCAACATTATTGATTCTCATTATAAATACGCTTGCTACAAACGCTTAGTtcctagggaagaaaaaataacaaaatatactCATGCCATACAGCTGGAACAGCCGATGAGTCTTATTATGTCAAGCAACCATTCAAGTGCATGAAATCCTTAATTGAATGTTATTAAATTGAATCTATTTGGTTTCAAATTATGGAATtctatctgaaaataaaactgaaactGAACAAAGTAAAAAGTTCTCCCCAAATCCAAACAGAACTCCTTGTTTGtctatttttttaacagtaacAGTACCTTTTCATAGTATTTGACTTCGTACTCCAGGATGACTCCATTTGGCCTGTCAGGTTCCAGCCACGCCAAGGCAACACTGTGCCTCGTTATCTCTTTAGCCTGGATTAATGCAATTGGGGATGGTGctgacaagagaaaaaaaaaaaagaaaagaaaaaaatgtgataatttatttttaatgagacaaattttttttaattgcaacaTAAGCActttcagaaactgtttttcttgtgtgAGAGTTGGAAGTACttagtatttttcttgttttctccaacaaaactgcatttaatttctttctaataaagCTCCTTCTTGGATTCTGAGTGATAGTAAGCTTTGGACTAATGCTATAGTTTTCTAAGCAGCATAATGTTTGTGGCAGGCAGGTACAAACCTCCACAAAAGGGTGGAAGACACTAACAGattctgccttatttttttttaaccttttctaGGCACAGTGCACAGACTTGTCTTCATGTTCTGGTCCATAATGATTCTCCTCTTCCATCTCCTGAAATTCATTGGCGTTACTTGATTAGCTATTTGTTCTACAAGAACTGTGAAATTTCTGAAGGACTAATCTCTAAAGCTCAGAAAAGTTTGCCTCTGAATTAAGTAAAACCAGAATAAAGCTGAACATGCATGAATTTAGACCAGGACCAGAGGGACCAGGAAACTCATCTTGCAAGACTCTGGGCCAAATTGTGCTTCCTGATTTGCCCTGCTTATGCCCTTGTTTGTGTACAGTGCCTGCAAACCAAGGCCAGATTTTGGCTCTGATCACTCCTTCCCTGTCAGAAGATAACAGAGATCAGTCCCCCATGCATGAAACTGGCATAACCTGGTCCTGCCCCATGTCACACTATATGGACGCGATGAATAAAAAAAGCAGGATGGCACTGACAAGGATAAGGGCTGCATGATTTCTGGGAAAACTCTACTTATCAACAAGCTTTACTCAATGATCCTTTAAACTGTATCTACGTGCAGTAATAAGGGCTGCAACAAAGATGATAATGGAAAACATCTCCCTGCGCACCCTGCACTTTCAATAGAGCCCCCGCTAATGCTGAAGTTCAGGTTTTTGGTTGGTGGGAGGACAATGCTGTCTCCCTTTGACTGTGACAGTAGCAggctcacagctgtgctgggggaaCAGGTTTTCCAAAGATTTATGAACACGGCTGCCCCTCTCTTGctgttgtgttgctgtgtggTCACGTCTCTGGCCAGCTGTTATCAACCCCTTTTGATGCTGACAATAGCTGGTATAAATGGCAGAGTCTCCAGGGATAAGGAAGGACATTCATGAAATTTTTAATCTTATCTAACAAAGCTGTCCTGTATAACCAGAGATTAGGGGTCTTCCTAAAttgaatatatttcttcttttgtctcttGAAGCTGGAGACATATTGCTCTTTTTNNNNNNNNNNNNNNNNNNNNNNNNNNNNNNNNNNNNNNNNNNNNNNNNNNNNNNNNNNNNNNNNNNNNNNNNNNNNNNNNNNNNNNNNNNNNNNNNNNNNAAAAAACCAACCACCCTAATTTCCCAGTGACTTCCAAATTGGCTTTGTCATGAAAACGACCTACTTACATTTAGTAACAACACCTTCCAAGTGGATGATATTGGGGTGGTCAAATTGTCCCATGATGCTGGCCTCACTCAGGAAGTCTCTCCGTTGTTTGTCAGTGTAACCAGCTTTTAGAGTCTTGATAGCCACACAGATCTCTCTTTTTCCTGGAACTTTGAGTCGTCCACTGCATACTTCACCAAATTCCCCTTAAGGAAAAAGCCACAAGAATCCATGGTCATGAGCACGAAGCATGAACTTTTATTGCCAAAATGTTACAGCAGTTCATTCTGGGGAACTGTCATACAAAGATCAAAGGACCTCACGTTTccaaaagcaaatttaaaactAGATTTActgcaaaaaatgcaaaaagttCTGGCACTTACCCACACCAATAACTTTCTCAATCTTTATGCAGGAGGCATCAATTTCTTTGGCAAATTCCCTCACAGCTTGATTTGGATCCTCATATGTAAAAGGATCCACATATGTTCTGACACCTGCAaggcagaaatgttttatttgaagtCACTGATCTACATGCTGCTGAACACAGAACATATGAGATTGAAGTCTTAATGATATACAACAGCAAAGAGACTGCACAATATAAGTGTACAGTAAGCCAGGAATGACTGATTAGAGAAGGAAGGacttaatgtatttttcctcagtgtatatttttttattatttcccaaTATTGACTTAATCAGGCTTTTGCCAATAAATTAGTTTCATAAATCACTACCATCTTTAAGAGGCTATCAGTCTGGCTATACACCTGTGAGAATAAAACAcatcacattttcctttatggGAATCAAGCAATTCTAAGATAGGTCCCAGGTTTGGTGCATGGATGACTGATAGGAAGTAGGAGTAGGATTCAGTCATGGAATTAAGGCAGCAAAGCTCACATCTCCCTTCCTGCAGGACTGCCTGTGGCCCATCCAAAATCTGCCTTAGCAAAATCTTGTGGGGAAAAACCATGTCTAGATAGCACTAgccagaaacagaaatatttcagtggaaatgaaCAATGGGACAATTTTGTGAACCTTTCTCCCAACTCAAAAAAGTTTTACACAGATGCTTCTATCTTTCCTGTTACTAAAACATCTAGCTTTGAAACAGGATGGATGCAagtaaggaaaacagaaacacattCATCTCAAGAGGAATGTCATCCCTTGTTTTCCAAACATCAGAACATGGGACATGTTTTCTGAACCAAATCAAGAATAAACAAGCACCACTGCCTTTTACCTTGGTTCAAATGCTTCTCCTCATCTGCCTCTTGTTTAGCCTTACTGTATTTGCTGCGCCTgtcagaacaaaaagaaaaaagggcaTTACAgttcaaaataaatatcttaCTTTGAGACAAGCTCTGTCTTCTTGACCTGCTTGCACCTGACATAACCTGTGCTCAGCAGCTTCTCTACAACAGCTCATGACACAACTTTCCAGAGTAACAGATCTCCTCAAACTGCTCTGTTGCTGGCATCAGCAAAGCATCAAGGGAAACACAGACCtctgtatttgcatttaaaCAAAGAAAGCCTGAGTTCCAGCTACCTTCTCTTCAAATGTACATTTgcaatgctgtgcaaaatgggTGCTAATTGCTTTTTAGCACTACCATATATAGATTAAGATGTTACAAGGAAAGTGTTTTGGTAGACTGATTTTAAACCTAATTAGGCAAATGCCAATACCAACACCCTTCTGCAACTGCAAATTTAAAGGAGGAAGCAGTCTATTGACACAGAATTCAGGatggtgggggggaaaaaaaaaatcactatcaCAAATGCAGGTCAGgaagaattgtttttcttttaatcactGCAAGTTGAAGGAGATAAAGAACTCTGGTTGCAGAGCTCTTCTGATAAACCTGAGTTGGATGCAATAATGCAGTACAATATGTTAATCCtatagattattatttttacacttACACACATGATTTTGTATCCAGCTATGTATTTAATTAGTTCAGCTTTAAACATCAATGGACAAGTTCCATTCAGAAAGGTTAACACAAGAGGTTAATCTGACAGGGAGGATATTGAGGAGCCAGTTCCAACAGTTGTGTACTGAAATTTGAAGCTCTCCAGCCTCTAATGGTAAGTAAGTAGAGATATTTGATTTGAGGTACTCATGGAAAATTCAGAACCAGGCATAAAAACAGACACTGACAAAGAAAAGGCATTGCTGTTGCTTACTCCTCAGCAAGCTTGGTCCACTCTAAGTCAGAAGCAAATCAGACCCTAGTTAGCTACTGTCAGGAGTCACTTCTGTCTGGagtgaagacagaaagaaaatggagaaaccaAACCCTTACAAAGGGCAGTGAGACTGGCACTGCCTGCGACATGCAGGCTGCTGCCCAGGGTGGAGCAGGAGCCCACCAGGCTGCTGGGGTGAACTGGTTAGGCCTCTGAAATGGGTAGAAGAGGAAAATGGGAGTGGATGAGAGAAAGGCTACTAGCAGATGTAAGTTAGAAAAGGTTAACGTTTGGAGAAAACACATGAGTTTAACAGCCTCAATTTCAGCAAATCTTCCAAGTTTCACCGTTCCTCTCCTGCCAGCAAAACGTTTCTGCCTGTTAGCAAGAAGCCTCTCCTTCCTGCCCTGCACCTGGCCTGAGGGAATGGCAACTTCCCATCGCTCTCAGCTAACAGGCCACGTCCCAGCTTTTGTCTCTGCAACCTTTTGGTGCTGGCGGTTAAATAAGACCTATAAATTACTCAtgaacagaaggaaacagattCAGTTCAACATACTAAGACTACCTGATGTTTGAACCAAACCTTACAGCTCCCAACAACATCAACAGGCCTTGTGTTCAGACATAAAAATGCAAGTA
This region includes:
- the LOC104912636 gene encoding ephrin type-A receptor 4; translation: MTSCEARSVYGCYGRGKHCRMADQNERSYRIVKTASRNTDIKGLNPLTSYVFHVRARTAAGYGDFSGPFEFTTNTVPSPIIGDGTNPTVLLVSVAGSVVLVVILIAAFVISRRRSKYSKAKQEADEEKHLNQGVRTYVDPFTYEDPNQAVREFAKEIDASCIKIEKVIGVGEFGEVCSGRLKVPGKREICVAIKTLKAGYTDKQRRDFLSEASIMGQFDHPNIIHLEGVVTKCK